A section of the Paenibacillus aurantius genome encodes:
- a CDS encoding phytanoyl-CoA dioxygenase family protein gives MSKLTAEEVQFYKEHGYLLYHKPLFSPEKMAELTQLFEEQLAQKGKKLSDELDTPHFREDRLLDFLLSEEALDLVEPLIGPNIGLWSSHFICKDPYVGRATPWHEDSAYWKGRVSHFHSIVTIWLALDRSSKENGCMRVIPGTHTNGFSEYEPVDGSRNLFRTQIKNLDDSQAVYFELEPGECSLHDSRIIHGATPNTSPYRRCGYTMRYFATDMKVYPEKNPNFKVWLARGKDLAGNEYANA, from the coding sequence ATGAGCAAGCTGACGGCCGAAGAAGTGCAGTTTTATAAGGAACATGGGTATTTGTTGTATCACAAGCCGTTGTTTTCTCCTGAGAAAATGGCGGAGTTGACGCAGCTCTTCGAGGAGCAGCTGGCGCAGAAGGGAAAGAAGCTATCGGATGAGCTCGACACTCCCCACTTTCGGGAGGACAGGCTGCTGGACTTTCTGCTGAGCGAAGAAGCGCTTGATTTGGTAGAGCCGTTAATTGGGCCGAACATCGGGCTTTGGTCCAGCCATTTCATTTGCAAGGACCCTTATGTGGGAAGAGCGACTCCCTGGCACGAAGATTCGGCTTATTGGAAGGGGCGGGTCAGCCACTTCCACTCGATCGTCACCATCTGGCTCGCCCTGGACCGAAGCAGCAAGGAAAACGGCTGCATGCGGGTGATTCCCGGTACGCATACTAACGGGTTCTCGGAATATGAGCCGGTCGACGGCTCCCGCAATCTTTTCCGGACCCAGATCAAGAACCTGGACGATTCCCAGGCGGTCTATTTCGAGCTCGAACCGGGAGAATGTTCTCTGCATGACTCCCGCATCATCCATGGCGCTACTCCTAACACAAGCCCCTACCGGCGATGCGGCTATACGATGCGCTATTTTGCAACGGACATGAAGGTATACCCCGAGAAGAACCCGAACTTCAAAGTATGGCTCGCGAGAGGCAAGGATCTGGCCGGCAACGAATACGCCAATGCCTAA
- a CDS encoding 2-oxoacid:acceptor oxidoreductase family protein, with product MATLPKINELGFFEIRLESIGGLGANLAGKMLAEAGVVGAGFDGVSFSSYGSEKKGSAVKAHIRFCDPRTNIRDTSPVERPHVVGIFHEALYKTVNVISGIYEDSLVLVNSSKSPEELKDRMKMRGGTIAVVDAIGIALEEKNRVNMAMLGALFRLCDFLDPEIMKGVIRKSLEKKYPQAVAPALRTFDRGYQEVKFQTFPLPAGEEMPAFIRQDTPVLGYATQPLGGLITNPGNSILKNLSISRAGMMPDFHEDKCIHCAACDTVCPDFCFVWEEQPDKKGRPQMFLQGVDYQYCKGCLKCVQACPTEALSSEREEDGYADSKRVPHRFDLAANH from the coding sequence GTGGCTACCTTGCCGAAAATCAACGAACTTGGCTTTTTTGAAATCAGGCTTGAATCCATCGGTGGCCTGGGCGCCAACCTGGCCGGTAAAATGCTTGCGGAAGCAGGCGTAGTCGGTGCGGGCTTCGACGGCGTAAGCTTCTCTTCTTATGGCTCGGAGAAGAAAGGGTCTGCCGTTAAAGCGCATATCCGGTTTTGCGACCCCCGGACCAATATCCGGGACACTTCCCCAGTCGAACGGCCTCATGTGGTAGGAATTTTTCACGAGGCTCTGTACAAGACGGTTAACGTCATCAGCGGGATCTACGAAGACAGTCTCGTTCTCGTTAACTCGTCGAAGTCACCGGAGGAGCTTAAGGACCGGATGAAGATGCGCGGGGGAACGATTGCCGTTGTAGATGCGATAGGAATCGCATTGGAGGAGAAGAACCGGGTAAACATGGCGATGCTCGGGGCGCTTTTCCGGCTCTGTGATTTCCTGGATCCGGAAATCATGAAAGGGGTTATCCGCAAATCGCTGGAGAAGAAATATCCTCAGGCGGTTGCACCGGCCCTTCGTACCTTCGACCGCGGTTATCAAGAAGTAAAGTTCCAGACCTTCCCTCTTCCGGCAGGGGAGGAAATGCCCGCCTTCATCCGGCAGGATACGCCCGTTCTGGGCTATGCGACACAGCCGCTTGGCGGTTTGATCACGAACCCCGGCAACAGCATTCTCAAAAATTTAAGCATCTCCCGTGCGGGCATGATGCCGGACTTCCATGAAGACAAGTGCATTCATTGTGCAGCTTGCGATACGGTATGCCCGGATTTCTGCTTCGTCTGGGAGGAGCAGCCGGACAAGAAGGGCCGTCCGCAAATGTTCCTGCAGGGAGTCGACTATCAGTACTGCAAAGGCTGTCTCAAATGTGTTCAGGCTTGTCCGACCGAAGCGTTGTCGAGCGAAAGGGAAGAGGACGGCTACGCGGATTCGAAACGCGTGCCTCACCGCTTCGATCTGGCGGCAAACCATTAA
- a CDS encoding RicAFT regulatory complex protein RicA family protein — MTAEHHHNDDHCMMERHTNTEMIVSEDIIAKAKELADLISTSDDVQFYKKAEKQIQGNDHVQKLISAIKKKQKEIVAFESFQNKAMVEKIEGEIAVLQDELDGIPIVREFQQTQSDINYVLQLVMTIVRDTVSEKIEVEQGQADEPASCSE; from the coding sequence ATGACAGCCGAACATCATCACAATGACGATCACTGCATGATGGAGAGACACACCAATACCGAAATGATCGTAAGCGAAGACATCATCGCCAAAGCAAAGGAACTCGCTGACTTGATTTCCACGTCGGATGACGTTCAATTCTATAAGAAGGCCGAGAAGCAGATCCAAGGCAATGACCATGTGCAGAAGCTGATCAGCGCCATCAAGAAGAAGCAGAAGGAGATTGTAGCCTTCGAATCCTTCCAAAACAAAGCCATGGTGGAAAAGATCGAAGGGGAAATTGCCGTGCTTCAGGATGAACTCGACGGCATTCCGATCGTACGCGAATTTCAGCAAACCCAGAGCGACATCAATTATGTGCTGCAGCTTGTGATGACCATCGTTCGTGATACCGTTTCGGAAAAAATCGAAGTCGAGCAGGGACAAGCCGATGAGCCGGCGTCTTGCAGCGAATAA
- the pduL gene encoding phosphate propanoyltransferase produces the protein MKQVPIGVSARHIHLSPEHIEVLFGKGYELKEMKPLSQPGQFAAEETVRVQGPKGEIGKIRILGPARGNTQLEISRTDSFGLGVKPPVRESGRIEGTPGIKVIGPAGEVELDRGVIVAARHIHFHTSDAERWGIQDKQLLKVRVNGERPLIFEEVLARVSDSYALDMHIDTDEANAAGVQTGDTAEIIG, from the coding sequence ATGAAACAAGTGCCCATCGGCGTATCCGCCCGACACATTCATCTTTCCCCTGAGCATATCGAAGTCCTGTTCGGCAAGGGGTATGAGCTGAAAGAGATGAAGCCCCTTTCCCAGCCCGGCCAATTTGCAGCGGAGGAAACGGTCCGTGTTCAAGGGCCGAAGGGGGAGATCGGCAAGATCCGCATATTGGGGCCCGCCCGGGGAAACACCCAGCTGGAAATCTCCCGAACGGATTCGTTCGGTCTGGGCGTTAAGCCGCCGGTCCGGGAATCCGGCCGTATTGAAGGAACGCCCGGGATCAAAGTTATTGGCCCCGCCGGCGAGGTGGAGCTGGACAGAGGGGTGATCGTCGCGGCCCGTCATATTCACTTCCATACAAGCGATGCCGAACGCTGGGGGATCCAGGACAAGCAGTTGCTGAAGGTAAGAGTAAACGGAGAACGCCCGCTCATTTTTGAAGAAGTGCTGGCCCGGGTTTCGGATTCCTATGCCTTGGACATGCATATCGATACCGATGAAGCGAATGCCGCAGGGGTTCAAACCGGGGATACGGCGGAAATCATCGGATAA
- a CDS encoding stage V sporulation protein S, which yields MEVLKVSAKSNPNSVAGALAGVLRERGAAELQAIGAGALNQAIKAVAIARGFVAPSGVDLICIPAFTDIVIDGEDRTAIKLIVEPR from the coding sequence ATGGAAGTATTAAAAGTTTCAGCAAAGTCCAACCCAAACTCCGTCGCCGGGGCTTTGGCCGGAGTCCTGCGGGAACGCGGCGCTGCTGAGCTTCAAGCCATCGGCGCAGGCGCCCTCAACCAGGCGATCAAAGCCGTTGCCATTGCCCGGGGATTCGTTGCTCCCAGCGGGGTGGATTTGATTTGCATACCTGCTTTCACGGACATTGTCATTGATGGAGAAGACCGGACCGCTATTAAGCTGATTGTCGAGCCCAGATAA
- a CDS encoding AraC family transcriptional regulator produces MNGKQPNRLRKEQFLHSSSPLKLYRQEVGGRHELHWHEFYELCFITSGKGWNIVNGQKHPLTPGSLFLLTPADFHEIYAEGSDSMRLFNLVFDEEMLSDELRGLLFADGRLLMADFAPTPAIRIQAEFERIEEETTDRRLGGSLMIRGAMERILLELARQSGVETEAGASPPPAFSPIQKALVYMHHHFRDPLPLETAARQARLSPNYFSECFRKHTGMPFQAYLQHLRLTFAVSLLSASRLPITEVCHISGFQTLTHFERVFKSRYGVSPRRYQKRRTLPDGG; encoded by the coding sequence ATGAACGGCAAACAACCCAACCGGCTTAGGAAGGAGCAATTCCTCCACTCTTCCTCTCCTTTGAAGCTCTACCGCCAGGAAGTCGGAGGCCGCCATGAGCTTCACTGGCATGAGTTCTATGAGCTTTGTTTCATCACGTCCGGCAAAGGGTGGAATATCGTCAATGGGCAGAAGCATCCTCTAACGCCCGGCAGCCTGTTTTTGCTCACCCCCGCCGATTTTCACGAAATTTACGCCGAAGGCTCGGATTCGATGCGGCTGTTCAATCTTGTTTTCGACGAAGAGATGCTTTCGGATGAGCTGCGCGGGCTGCTATTTGCAGACGGCCGCCTGCTGATGGCCGATTTCGCGCCAACGCCGGCCATCCGAATCCAAGCGGAATTCGAGAGAATCGAGGAAGAAACGACCGATCGTCGGCTTGGGGGCAGCCTGATGATTCGGGGAGCCATGGAGAGAATTTTGCTGGAGCTGGCAAGACAAAGCGGGGTCGAGACGGAAGCCGGGGCCTCCCCGCCTCCGGCCTTCTCCCCGATTCAGAAGGCGTTGGTCTATATGCATCATCATTTCCGGGACCCGCTTCCGCTCGAAACGGCGGCCCGGCAGGCCCGATTGTCCCCTAACTACTTTAGCGAATGCTTTCGCAAGCACACCGGGATGCCCTTTCAGGCGTATTTGCAGCATTTAAGACTTACTTTTGCCGTTTCCTTATTAAGCGCTTCCCGGCTGCCGATTACGGAAGTTTGCCACATCTCCGGCTTCCAGACGCTCACCCACTTCGAGCGAGTGTTCAAAAGCCGCTATGGCGTCTCTCCCCGACGTTACCAGAAAAGACGGACCCTACCGGATGGAGGGTGA
- a CDS encoding 2-oxoacid:ferredoxin oxidoreductase subunit beta: MATLKDFRNNVKPNWCPGCGDFSVQAAIQRAAANVGLEPENLAIVSGIGCSGRISGYVNAYGFHGVHGRSLPIAQGLKMANRELTVLAAGGDGDGFAIGMGHTVHAIRRNINITYIVMDNQIYGLTKGQTSPRSSEGFKTKSTPQGSIESALAPLEVALASGATFVAQSFSSNLKQLTTLIEEGMKHEGFSLINVFSPCVTFNKINTYDWFKENIVDLEEDANYDSSNRVAAMTKLMETNGMVTGLIYQDKNRKSYEDLVAGFKPEGLANQNIKLTEAEFDKLVAEFK; encoded by the coding sequence ATGGCAACATTAAAAGACTTTAGAAATAACGTAAAACCTAACTGGTGCCCGGGCTGCGGAGACTTCTCCGTACAAGCGGCCATCCAGAGAGCGGCTGCCAATGTCGGCCTCGAGCCTGAGAACTTGGCTATCGTCTCCGGAATCGGGTGCTCGGGACGGATTTCCGGTTACGTTAATGCCTACGGCTTCCATGGTGTGCACGGACGCTCCCTTCCGATCGCGCAAGGCTTGAAAATGGCCAACCGCGAACTGACCGTTCTGGCAGCAGGCGGTGACGGCGACGGCTTCGCCATTGGGATGGGGCATACGGTTCATGCCATCCGCCGCAACATCAACATCACGTACATCGTCATGGATAACCAAATTTACGGGCTGACCAAAGGACAAACGTCCCCCCGCAGCTCCGAAGGCTTCAAGACGAAGAGCACTCCGCAAGGCTCGATTGAATCGGCGCTGGCTCCACTTGAAGTGGCTCTGGCTTCGGGCGCTACCTTCGTAGCCCAGTCCTTCTCGAGTAACCTGAAACAATTAACGACGTTAATTGAAGAAGGGATGAAACACGAAGGCTTCTCGCTGATCAACGTTTTCAGCCCATGCGTAACCTTCAACAAGATCAACACTTACGACTGGTTCAAGGAAAACATCGTAGACCTCGAAGAAGATGCGAATTACGATTCTTCCAACCGGGTAGCCGCTATGACGAAGCTGATGGAGACGAACGGGATGGTTACTGGTCTTATCTACCAAGATAAGAACCGCAAGAGCTATGAGGATCTGGTCGCGGGCTTTAAGCCGGAAGGGCTGGCCAACCAGAACATCAAGCTGACGGAAGCCGAATTCGACAAGCTGGTAGCCGAGTTCAAATAA
- a CDS encoding dipeptidase, giving the protein MRIIDAHCDLLGRMLVDSTVSFVTEHPDTRVNRQRMQEANYAFQIFALYLSESLRRPGFPEVLEMVDLFRERVCREGDVILVRSVSDLQKAAEKGQLGGLLSLEGAEGLGGSLTCLRTLHELGLRLLGLTWNHANWAADGVGESRNGGFTEKGKGLVRECNRLGIIMDVSHLAERGFWELADLSDKPFIASHSNAKALCPHRRNLTDDQITALIERQGRIGITFVPWFLSEGKASLKDILKHIDYIGSRGGMPYLGFGSDFDGFDGGIPGLEHPGCFPNLVNELQKHYKEDEVRGLLFDNWYKFLQDNLPQV; this is encoded by the coding sequence ATGAGAATCATCGATGCGCATTGCGATTTGCTGGGCCGGATGCTGGTGGATTCTACGGTGTCCTTTGTAACGGAACATCCGGATACCCGGGTGAACCGGCAAAGGATGCAGGAAGCGAACTATGCTTTTCAAATTTTCGCGCTTTACTTGTCGGAATCCTTGAGACGGCCGGGATTTCCCGAGGTTCTGGAGATGGTGGATCTGTTCCGGGAGCGGGTGTGCCGGGAAGGGGACGTGATCCTCGTTCGGAGCGTGTCCGACTTGCAGAAAGCGGCGGAGAAAGGACAGCTGGGGGGCTTGCTGTCATTAGAGGGCGCCGAGGGGCTGGGAGGCAGCCTAACCTGCCTGCGGACGCTGCATGAGCTGGGGCTGCGTCTCTTAGGACTTACCTGGAACCATGCGAATTGGGCGGCGGACGGTGTAGGTGAATCGCGGAACGGCGGCTTTACGGAGAAGGGAAAAGGACTGGTCCGGGAGTGCAACCGGCTGGGAATTATTATGGACGTTTCCCACTTGGCCGAGCGAGGCTTCTGGGAGCTGGCGGACCTGTCGGATAAACCCTTCATCGCCTCGCATTCGAATGCGAAAGCCCTCTGCCCCCACCGGAGAAATCTGACGGATGACCAAATCACAGCGCTGATCGAGCGCCAGGGAAGAATAGGCATTACATTCGTTCCCTGGTTTCTGAGCGAAGGAAAAGCTTCCCTTAAGGATATTCTTAAGCATATCGACTACATCGGCTCCCGCGGCGGTATGCCTTACCTGGGCTTCGGATCGGATTTTGACGGCTTCGACGGCGGGATCCCCGGCTTGGAGCACCCCGGGTGCTTTCCTAACCTGGTAAATGAATTGCAGAAGCATTATAAGGAAGACGAGGTTCGCGGCCTCCTGTTTGACAATTGGTACAAATTTTTGCAAGACAATCTCCCACAGGTATGA
- a CDS encoding 2-oxoacid:acceptor oxidoreductase subunit alpha codes for MINQLSWKIGGQQGEGVESTDRIFSTALNRLGYYLYGYRHFSSRIKGGHTNNKIRISTKPIRAISDDLDILVAFDQESIDLNARELRDSGVIVADAKFNPTVPEGVNARLFAVPITAIAEELGTSLMKNMVASGASWALLGLPMEVFNKAVEEEFGRKGPAVVEKNIQAVASGAQFILDQAGGPLDQFKLEPADGKQKLFMIGNDAIGLGAVAAGCRFMPAYPITPASEIMEYLIKTLPKFGGTVIQTEDEIAACTMAIGANYGGVRALTASAGPGLSLMMEAIGLAGMTETPVVIVDTQRGGPSTGLPTKQEQSDILAMIHGTHGEIPKIVISPSTVEECFYDTVEAFNLAEKYQCPVIIVTDLQLSLGKQSAEQLDFNRVVIDRGQLVGDVQAREDGSLFKRYEFTEDGISPRVLPGQKNGIHHVTGVEHAEDGRPSESPVNRRKMMDKRMDKLKQVKVTNPILVDAPHEEPDLLIIGMGSTGGTIDEARQRLADENIKTNHVTVRLMHPFPAEELRPYMDKAKKVVVVENNATAQLASLIKLNLPHTAEKIHNHLKYNGNPFLPSEIYNECKGMFVWQH; via the coding sequence GTGATTAATCAGTTATCATGGAAAATCGGGGGACAGCAGGGGGAAGGTGTCGAAAGTACGGACCGTATTTTCTCGACCGCTCTTAACCGTCTGGGTTACTACTTGTACGGATACCGCCACTTCTCATCCCGGATCAAAGGCGGACATACGAATAACAAAATTCGCATCAGCACGAAGCCCATCCGGGCCATTTCGGATGATCTGGACATTCTGGTTGCCTTTGACCAGGAGAGCATCGATCTGAACGCACGCGAGCTTCGCGACAGCGGAGTCATAGTAGCGGATGCCAAGTTTAACCCTACCGTTCCGGAAGGAGTAAACGCCCGCCTGTTCGCCGTTCCGATTACGGCGATTGCTGAAGAATTGGGAACATCCCTGATGAAGAACATGGTAGCTTCCGGCGCATCCTGGGCTCTCCTGGGCTTGCCAATGGAAGTTTTCAATAAAGCAGTAGAAGAAGAATTCGGACGCAAAGGTCCTGCGGTTGTAGAGAAAAATATTCAAGCCGTAGCGAGCGGAGCCCAATTCATTCTGGACCAAGCCGGCGGACCGTTGGATCAATTCAAACTTGAGCCAGCCGACGGCAAGCAGAAGCTGTTCATGATCGGTAATGATGCGATCGGACTCGGCGCAGTGGCGGCGGGGTGCCGTTTCATGCCTGCTTATCCGATCACACCGGCTTCCGAGATCATGGAATACCTGATCAAGACGCTGCCGAAATTCGGCGGTACGGTTATTCAAACCGAAGACGAAATTGCAGCCTGCACGATGGCCATCGGAGCCAACTACGGCGGCGTAAGAGCCTTGACGGCTTCCGCCGGTCCCGGCCTGTCCCTCATGATGGAAGCAATCGGCCTTGCCGGTATGACCGAAACGCCGGTCGTTATCGTGGACACGCAGCGCGGAGGTCCTTCGACCGGTCTGCCTACCAAGCAGGAGCAGAGCGATATTCTCGCCATGATCCATGGTACGCACGGCGAGATTCCAAAGATCGTCATTTCCCCAAGTACTGTGGAAGAGTGCTTCTATGATACGGTGGAGGCCTTCAACCTGGCTGAGAAATACCAATGCCCGGTTATCATCGTGACGGACCTTCAGCTGAGCCTTGGTAAGCAATCGGCCGAGCAGCTGGACTTCAACCGTGTCGTGATCGACCGCGGACAGCTTGTAGGCGACGTTCAAGCCCGCGAAGACGGAAGCTTGTTCAAGCGTTATGAGTTTACGGAAGACGGAATCTCTCCTCGTGTCCTTCCAGGGCAGAAGAACGGGATTCACCACGTGACCGGCGTAGAGCATGCCGAGGACGGCCGTCCGTCCGAAAGCCCGGTTAACCGCCGTAAAATGATGGATAAGCGTATGGATAAACTGAAGCAAGTGAAGGTAACCAATCCGATTCTGGTTGACGCTCCGCACGAAGAGCCGGACCTGCTCATCATCGGAATGGGTTCCACGGGTGGAACGATCGACGAAGCCAGACAGCGTCTTGCTGACGAGAACATCAAAACGAACCATGTTACCGTTCGTCTGATGCATCCGTTCCCTGCCGAAGAGCTCCGTCCCTACATGGACAAAGCGAAGAAAGTGGTTGTCGTGGAAAACAACGCAACGGCCCAGCTGGCTTCCTTGATCAAGCTGAACCTGCCGCACACGGCGGAGAAAATCCACAACCACCTGAAATATAACGGAAATCCGTTCCTACCTTCTGAAATTTACAACGAATGCAAGGGGATGTTCGTATGGCAACATTAA
- the miaB gene encoding tRNA (N6-isopentenyl adenosine(37)-C2)-methylthiotransferase MiaB yields MPAKNKSDKDFSIYFQPPSLTDAKKRGKESIEVHYDFAIPEEMQTFGKDKYYLIRTYGCQMNEHDTETMKGLLETMGYQPTEDKRLADVILLNTCAIRENAEDKVFGELGHLKALKAEKPNLVLGVCGCMSQEEAVVNRISQKHPFVDMIFGTHNIHRLPHLLKEAYFSKEMVVEVWSKEGDIVENLPKKREGIKAWVNIMYGCDKFCTYCIVPYTRGKERSRRPEDVLAEVRDLARQGFKEIMLLGQNVNAYGKDFEDISYSFGDLMDDIRKIDIPRVRFTTSHPRDFDDRLIEVLAKRGNLMEHIHLPVQSGSTEVLKKMSRKYSREHYLELVGKIRQAIPDAVLTTDIIVGFPGETDEQFEDTLSLVKQVGYDMAFTFIYSPREGTPAAAMEDNVPESVKKERLQRLNDTMNDLSKASNDKLKGQIVEVLVEGESKNNPEVLAARTRGNKLIHFTGPKEWIGQLMYVKVTESQTWILKGERVEEPVQKVI; encoded by the coding sequence ATGCCAGCAAAGAATAAATCCGACAAGGATTTCTCTATATATTTTCAGCCTCCTTCCCTAACCGATGCCAAGAAACGCGGGAAGGAATCGATTGAGGTTCATTACGATTTTGCCATCCCGGAAGAGATGCAGACGTTCGGAAAGGATAAATATTATCTTATCCGCACCTACGGCTGCCAGATGAACGAGCATGATACCGAAACGATGAAGGGCCTTCTCGAAACGATGGGCTATCAACCGACCGAAGACAAAAGGCTGGCCGACGTCATTCTTCTCAATACCTGTGCGATTCGGGAGAATGCGGAGGATAAGGTATTCGGGGAGCTGGGCCACCTGAAGGCGCTGAAGGCGGAGAAGCCAAATCTTGTGCTCGGCGTATGCGGCTGCATGTCCCAGGAAGAAGCCGTAGTAAACCGGATCTCGCAGAAGCATCCTTTTGTGGATATGATTTTCGGAACACATAACATCCACCGGCTGCCGCATCTGCTCAAGGAAGCTTATTTCAGCAAAGAGATGGTCGTCGAAGTATGGTCGAAGGAAGGCGACATCGTTGAGAATCTTCCGAAGAAGCGGGAAGGCATCAAAGCCTGGGTCAACATCATGTACGGCTGTGATAAATTCTGTACGTACTGTATCGTACCGTATACGCGCGGCAAGGAAAGAAGCCGCCGTCCGGAAGACGTATTGGCCGAGGTAAGAGACTTGGCCCGCCAAGGGTTCAAGGAAATCATGCTGCTTGGACAGAACGTCAACGCCTACGGCAAAGATTTTGAAGATATCTCGTATTCGTTCGGCGACCTGATGGATGACATCCGCAAGATCGACATCCCCCGGGTACGCTTTACGACTTCGCATCCTAGGGATTTTGACGATCGACTTATTGAAGTGCTGGCCAAACGCGGGAACCTGATGGAGCACATTCATCTACCGGTCCAATCCGGAAGCACCGAGGTCCTGAAGAAGATGAGCCGCAAATACTCGCGGGAGCATTACTTGGAGCTCGTCGGTAAAATCCGCCAAGCTATCCCGGATGCGGTCCTGACGACGGACATTATTGTCGGGTTCCCGGGTGAAACGGACGAGCAGTTCGAAGATACCCTATCGCTCGTCAAACAAGTCGGGTATGATATGGCCTTTACCTTCATCTACTCTCCCCGGGAAGGGACACCGGCGGCGGCCATGGAGGACAATGTTCCGGAATCGGTCAAGAAGGAACGCCTGCAGAGGCTGAACGACACAATGAACGATTTAAGCAAGGCTAGCAACGACAAGCTGAAGGGCCAGATCGTGGAAGTACTGGTCGAAGGGGAAAGCAAGAACAACCCCGAGGTGCTGGCGGCACGCACGCGCGGCAACAAGCTGATTCATTTTACGGGTCCTAAAGAATGGATCGGCCAGCTGATGTACGTCAAGGTAACGGAATCCCAGACCTGGATTCTCAAAGGGGAACGGGTGGAAGAGCCGGTTCAGAAGGTTATTTAA
- a CDS encoding YciI family protein, translated as MAYFAAFLAMQNPERNQELRPQHLQYLKDREEEGKLFGCGPFADGSGGLVIYKADSYEEAKEIAEKDPYVTEGVRRLELREWKFTQTVQL; from the coding sequence GTGGCTTATTTCGCAGCGTTTTTGGCAATGCAGAATCCGGAAAGAAACCAGGAGCTCCGGCCTCAGCATTTGCAGTATTTGAAGGATCGGGAAGAGGAGGGAAAGCTTTTCGGGTGCGGTCCCTTTGCGGATGGGAGCGGCGGGCTCGTCATCTACAAGGCGGATTCTTACGAGGAAGCAAAAGAAATAGCAGAGAAGGATCCTTATGTGACGGAGGGGGTCCGGCGGCTCGAGCTGCGGGAATGGAAATTTACCCAAACGGTCCAGTTGTAA